One Cystobacter fuscus DSM 2262 genomic window carries:
- a CDS encoding enoyl-CoA hydratase/isomerase family protein, with amino-acid sequence MGPSALHVEERDEVLVLTLSNPARRNALDDEQVARLDEALASAPGRARAVLLQGEAGAFCSGYDLNLLSAPTADRLPDDALMVCLERLEALPLPSVALVRGAAFGAGFDLAAACDFRVGGEDALFSMPPARLGIVYSPAGLTRAVRLVGVARAKHLFLTGRRLDAREALAWGLLDECLPGDEADARALELCRTLAAQAPLAVAGMKEAFRLLTRPALSEEETSRLREVRARAFASEDAREGRAAFLEKRPPRFRGQ; translated from the coding sequence GTGGGGCCGTCCGCCTTGCACGTGGAGGAGCGGGACGAGGTGCTCGTGCTCACCTTGTCCAACCCGGCTCGGCGCAACGCGCTCGATGACGAGCAGGTGGCCCGGTTGGACGAGGCGTTGGCCTCGGCTCCGGGCCGGGCGCGCGCCGTGCTCCTCCAGGGCGAGGCGGGCGCCTTCTGCTCGGGCTATGACCTGAACCTGCTGTCGGCGCCGACGGCGGATCGCCTGCCGGATGACGCGCTGATGGTGTGCCTGGAGCGGCTGGAGGCCCTGCCGCTGCCGAGCGTCGCCCTCGTGCGCGGGGCGGCCTTTGGCGCGGGCTTCGACCTGGCGGCCGCGTGTGACTTCCGCGTGGGGGGTGAGGATGCGCTCTTCAGCATGCCGCCGGCGCGGCTGGGCATCGTCTACTCCCCGGCGGGGCTGACGCGCGCGGTCCGACTGGTGGGGGTGGCGCGTGCCAAGCACTTGTTCCTCACCGGACGCCGGCTGGATGCCCGGGAGGCGCTGGCCTGGGGCCTGTTGGATGAGTGCCTTCCCGGGGACGAGGCCGACGCGCGGGCCCTGGAGCTGTGCCGGACGCTCGCCGCCCAGGCGCCGTTGGCGGTGGCGGGGATGAAGGAGGCCTTCCGGTTGCTCACGCGGCCCGCGCTGTCCGAGGAGGAGACGTCCCGGTTGCGCGAGGTGCGGGCGCGGGCCTTCGCCAGCGAGGATGCTCGCGAGGGCAGGGCGGCGTTCCTGGAGAAACGTCCGCCCCGCTTCCGCGGCCAGTGA
- a CDS encoding biotin/lipoyl-binding carrier protein, which translates to MADVAAHITGTVWKIEIKVGQQVSAGDTLVILESMKMEMPVEAEEAGLVVEIRCRESQSVNEGDVLVVLG; encoded by the coding sequence ATGGCGGACGTGGCGGCGCACATCACCGGGACGGTGTGGAAGATCGAGATCAAGGTCGGGCAGCAGGTCTCCGCGGGAGACACGCTCGTCATCCTCGAGTCCATGAAGATGGAGATGCCGGTGGAGGCGGAGGAGGCCGGCCTGGTGGTGGAGATTCGGTGCAGGGAGTCCCAGTCCGTCAACGAGGGCGACGTCCTCGTGGTGCTCGGGTAG
- a CDS encoding acetyl-CoA carboxylase biotin carboxylase subunit, whose translation MFKKLLIANRGEIARRINAVAKGMGIRTVAVYSDADAELPFVREADEAVRLGPAPARDSYLNIPALLEAAKSTGADAVHPGYGFVSESAEFASACQAAGITFVGPPPEAMLRMKDKSQARKLVAAAGVPVVPGTEDVLPDVEAAQRAAERIGYPVLCKAAGGGGGIGMAAANSPAELEKVFRQCTDRAKAAFGREGVYIERYFPAPRHIEVQILGDHHGHLIHGLERECSIQRRHQKVVEEAPSPLFAEGRNAALADKLFTAALTAARAFGYANAGTVEFLYSDGDIYFIEMNARLQVEHPVTELTTGLDLIGWQLRIAAGERLTVKQEDVKRRGAALEFRIYAEDPVKFLPSPGPLKVYQPPTGEGVRLDSGYVEGNTVTPNYDPMIAKLIVSGATRAEAIERSIQALEGYRIEGIKTNIPLHLRILRDPVFRAGDLNTRFLEQHAKP comes from the coding sequence ATGTTCAAGAAGCTGCTCATCGCCAACCGGGGTGAGATCGCCCGACGCATCAACGCGGTGGCCAAGGGGATGGGGATTCGCACCGTGGCCGTCTATTCGGACGCGGACGCGGAGCTGCCCTTCGTGCGCGAGGCGGACGAGGCGGTGCGCCTGGGACCGGCGCCCGCCCGGGACAGCTATCTGAACATCCCGGCGCTGCTCGAGGCGGCGAAGAGCACGGGCGCGGACGCGGTGCATCCCGGCTACGGCTTCGTGTCGGAGAGCGCCGAGTTCGCCAGCGCGTGCCAGGCCGCCGGCATCACCTTCGTGGGTCCTCCGCCCGAGGCCATGCTGCGCATGAAGGACAAGAGCCAGGCGCGCAAGCTCGTGGCCGCCGCGGGCGTGCCCGTGGTGCCCGGGACCGAGGACGTGCTGCCGGACGTGGAGGCCGCGCAGCGAGCCGCCGAGCGCATCGGCTACCCGGTGCTGTGCAAGGCCGCGGGCGGTGGTGGTGGCATCGGCATGGCCGCGGCGAACTCTCCCGCCGAGCTGGAGAAGGTCTTCCGTCAGTGCACGGACCGGGCGAAGGCCGCCTTCGGCCGCGAGGGCGTCTACATCGAGCGCTACTTCCCGGCGCCGCGCCACATCGAGGTGCAGATCCTCGGGGACCATCACGGCCACCTCATCCATGGGCTGGAGCGCGAGTGCTCCATCCAGCGCCGGCACCAGAAGGTGGTGGAGGAGGCGCCCTCGCCGCTGTTCGCGGAGGGGCGCAACGCGGCGCTGGCCGACAAGCTGTTCACGGCGGCGCTCACCGCGGCGCGGGCCTTCGGCTACGCCAATGCCGGCACGGTGGAGTTCCTCTACTCGGACGGGGACATCTACTTCATCGAGATGAACGCGCGGCTCCAGGTGGAGCACCCGGTGACGGAGCTGACCACGGGGTTGGATCTCATCGGCTGGCAGTTGCGCATCGCGGCCGGCGAGCGGCTCACGGTGAAGCAGGAGGACGTGAAGCGGCGCGGGGCGGCGCTCGAGTTCCGCATCTACGCGGAGGATCCAGTGAAGTTCCTGCCCTCGCCGGGGCCGCTCAAGGTGTACCAGCCGCCCACGGGCGAGGGCGTGCGCCTGGACTCGGGCTACGTCGAGGGCAACACCGTCACGCCGAACTACGATCCGATGATCGCCAAGCTCATCGTCTCCGGGGCCACGCGCGCCGAGGCCATCGAGCGCTCCATCCAGGCGCTGGAGGGCTACCGCATCGAGGGCATCAAGACGAACATCCCCCTGCACCTGCGCATCCTGCGCGACCCGGTCTTCCGCGCGGGAGACCTGAACACGCGCTTCCTGGAGCAGCACGCGAAGCCGTAG
- the ftsZ gene encoding cell division protein FtsZ: MDQFEQNKQAAKIRVIGVGGAGCNAVNTMIMAKLERVDFIAANTDVQALAASKAPTRLQLGQTLTKGLGAGANPEMGREAALESRDQIAAMIEGADMVFVTAGMGGGTGTGAAPIIADIAKSLGCLTVGVVTKPFLFEGNKRRKQAEQGLVELKAAVDTLITIPNQRLLTLSTAPMPLLETFKRADEVLLNAVQGISDLIQYHGYINVDFADVKTIMSDKGLALMGTGQATGDKRALTAMQQAISSPLLEDISIDGATGLLINITGGREMTLQEVNEALTLVHDAADPDAEIIFGSLIDENISDEVKITIIATGFVSRDTKVRQPAPVVQVPVNTRPAPASLSSAREEVASLVPAKAGSRTLAQAEGRSLASRTAVVKDAALPLDEDQFDIPTFLRRQGQTEMP, from the coding sequence ATGGACCAGTTCGAGCAGAACAAGCAGGCCGCCAAGATTCGCGTCATCGGCGTGGGGGGCGCTGGATGCAACGCGGTCAATACGATGATCATGGCGAAGCTTGAGCGTGTCGACTTCATCGCCGCCAACACCGATGTCCAGGCGCTGGCGGCGAGTAAGGCACCGACGCGGTTGCAGCTCGGACAGACGTTGACGAAGGGCCTGGGCGCGGGCGCCAACCCGGAGATGGGCCGTGAGGCCGCGCTCGAGTCGCGCGATCAGATCGCCGCGATGATCGAGGGAGCGGACATGGTGTTCGTCACCGCCGGCATGGGCGGTGGCACGGGCACGGGCGCGGCGCCCATCATCGCGGACATCGCCAAGAGCCTGGGCTGCCTCACCGTGGGCGTGGTGACCAAGCCCTTCCTCTTCGAGGGCAACAAGCGCCGCAAGCAGGCGGAGCAGGGCCTCGTGGAGCTCAAGGCCGCGGTGGACACGCTCATCACCATCCCCAACCAGCGCCTGCTCACGCTGAGCACCGCGCCCATGCCGCTCCTGGAGACCTTCAAGCGCGCCGATGAGGTGCTCCTCAACGCCGTGCAGGGCATCTCCGACCTCATCCAGTACCACGGCTACATCAACGTGGACTTCGCCGACGTGAAGACCATCATGAGCGACAAGGGTCTGGCGCTCATGGGCACCGGCCAGGCCACCGGCGACAAGCGCGCGCTCACCGCCATGCAGCAGGCCATCTCCAGCCCGCTGCTCGAGGACATCTCCATCGACGGCGCCACCGGCCTGCTCATCAACATCACCGGCGGACGCGAGATGACCCTGCAGGAGGTCAACGAGGCGCTCACGCTGGTGCACGACGCGGCCGATCCGGACGCGGAGATCATCTTCGGCTCGCTCATCGACGAGAACATCTCGGACGAGGTGAAGATCACCATCATCGCCACGGGCTTCGTCTCGCGCGACACCAAGGTGCGCCAGCCGGCGCCGGTGGTGCAGGTGCCCGTCAACACGCGCCCCGCGCCCGCCTCGCTGTCCTCGGCCCGCGAGGAAGTGGCGAGCCTGGTGCCCGCGAAGGCCGGCTCGCGCACCCTGGCCCAGGCCGAGGGCCGCTCGCTGGCCAGCCGCACCGCGGTGGTGAAGGACGCGGCCCTGCCCCTGGACGAGGATCAGTTCGACATCCCGACGTTCCTGCGCCGTCAGGGTCAGACCGAGATGCCCTGA
- a CDS encoding ATP-binding protein, which yields MEEGLTGGGEMRARIRAFDWTRTPLGPPELWPQSLKTAVSICLDSRFPMIVRWGEELIALYNDAYIPILGRKHPGALGSPGLSRALWGDPETRAIIEPMLRGVLARGEATWSNDQLIIFQRNGFAEEAYLTFSYSPIRVESGAVGGVFTAVSETTQKVLGERRLRVLRELSARTSAETTLPGTYAAALSVLGSAAHDVPFCLLYMLDTAVTTATLAGLGGAVPNEAAPRHIAVHALEAPWPLTRAWNGAEEVELARLGPWASTLPGGPWPESARQALLLPIRLTGEKNPSGFLVAGTSPRLPLDDTYRGFLAQLADHISHAIARVHAYEEERRRSEALAELDRAKTVFFSNVSHEFRTPLTLMLGPLEELRSGVLGSLTPSQHARLDTLHRNALRLLKLVNSLLDFSRLEAGRVQARFVPTDLSELTRGLASAFRSATEQAGLTLTIDCPPLPEPLYVDRDSWEKLVLNLLSNAFKFTFEGGITVRLLPGDGRAVLEVEDTGTGIPAEALPHLFERFYRVEGARSRTQEGSGIGLALVQELVKLHGGTLSVASTPGQGTRFTVMLPIGHAHLPAERLGEALAPRASDASAAPFVDEALRGLPRQQTPRSEATAGQGHILLVDDTPDMREYVSGLLLGAGHIVETVTDGLQALAAVRERRPDLILTDAMMPGLDGFGLLRELRASERTRTLPVILLSARAGEESRVEGLSQGADDYLEKPFSARELLTRVRTQLELSRLRATLKSEKFRSFILNVPGAVYECEPESPWRFSFMSEPVRALTGHSASEFLAGLSWAPLIHPEDLPSVETRIAQAVEQHEPYELEYRVRHAEGTSRWVLEIGRAVYDEAGQAYCLEGIIFDITERKAAEEALQHYQRQLTRTLAENTTSALYMTDGEGRCTYMNPAAERMTGHVFADVQGQRLHDLIHPSQPGAAVCAGACALERLLTGPGTRGGAHEDLFVRASGTALPVALAASPLLREGQRVGTVLEARDLTEQKRAEAALQEAQRRKDEFLAMLAHELRNPMAPIHAALKLLAARTALDDKGRHAIEIIERQTTNLARLVDDLLDVSRITRGHIELRKTLVELPAIIESALQSAQPLLDERRHEVSVTLPRKPLRTFGDAIRLEQIVVNLLTNAAKYTEPGGTLRVGLERAGTDAEVRVKDTGIGISPEMLGRVFNLFEQAERPLDRSQGGLGIGLTMVKNLVEMHGGTIEARSEGLGQGSEFIVRLPLAEEPTAPRPSPDTRADPPPSSARHILVVDDNLDAADTLAELLQTWEHTVWQAHDGLAALQAVEEHRPDIVLLDIGLPGMDGYEVARRLRAGPLGQQLTLVALTGYGQASDRHRALEAGFDQHFVKPVDIDGLQKFIEQQPARGAR from the coding sequence GTGGAAGAGGGACTGACTGGCGGGGGGGAGATGCGGGCGCGCATCCGCGCCTTCGATTGGACCCGGACCCCGCTCGGTCCTCCCGAACTCTGGCCCCAGAGCCTGAAGACGGCGGTGAGCATCTGCCTGGACTCGCGCTTCCCCATGATCGTCCGCTGGGGCGAGGAGCTCATCGCGCTCTACAACGACGCCTATATCCCCATCCTCGGGCGCAAGCACCCCGGGGCGCTCGGCAGTCCCGGGCTGTCGCGGGCGTTGTGGGGAGACCCGGAGACGCGCGCCATCATCGAGCCCATGTTGCGCGGCGTGCTCGCCCGGGGCGAGGCCACCTGGTCCAACGATCAGCTCATCATCTTCCAGCGCAACGGCTTCGCCGAGGAGGCCTACCTCACCTTCTCCTATAGCCCCATCCGCGTGGAGTCCGGCGCGGTGGGCGGCGTCTTCACCGCCGTGAGCGAGACGACCCAGAAGGTGCTGGGCGAGCGGCGCCTGCGCGTGCTGCGCGAGCTGTCGGCACGCACGTCCGCGGAGACCACCCTCCCCGGCACCTACGCGGCGGCCCTGTCCGTGCTCGGCTCCGCGGCACACGACGTGCCCTTCTGCCTGCTGTACATGCTCGACACGGCGGTGACGACGGCCACCCTCGCGGGACTGGGCGGCGCCGTCCCCAACGAGGCGGCGCCCAGGCACATCGCGGTGCATGCGCTCGAGGCCCCCTGGCCCCTGACACGCGCCTGGAACGGCGCCGAGGAGGTGGAACTCGCGCGGCTGGGACCCTGGGCGAGTACCCTCCCCGGAGGCCCCTGGCCCGAGTCGGCGCGCCAGGCCCTGCTGCTGCCCATCCGCCTCACCGGCGAGAAGAACCCCTCGGGCTTCCTCGTCGCCGGCACCAGCCCCCGGCTGCCGCTGGACGACACCTACCGCGGCTTCCTCGCCCAGTTGGCCGACCACATCTCCCACGCCATCGCCCGGGTGCACGCCTACGAGGAAGAGCGCCGGCGCTCCGAGGCCCTCGCCGAGCTGGACCGCGCGAAGACCGTCTTCTTCAGCAACGTGAGCCACGAGTTCCGCACGCCCCTCACGCTCATGCTGGGCCCCCTGGAGGAGCTGCGCTCGGGAGTCCTCGGCTCCTTGACGCCCTCCCAGCACGCGCGGCTCGACACGCTCCACCGCAATGCCCTGCGGCTGCTCAAGCTCGTCAACTCCCTGCTGGACTTCTCCCGCCTCGAGGCCGGGCGCGTCCAGGCCCGCTTCGTTCCCACGGACCTCTCCGAGCTCACGCGGGGCCTCGCGAGCGCCTTCCGCTCCGCCACCGAGCAGGCCGGCCTCACGCTGACGATCGACTGTCCCCCGCTGCCCGAGCCCCTCTACGTGGACCGGGACTCGTGGGAGAAGCTCGTCCTCAACCTGCTCTCCAATGCCTTCAAGTTCACCTTCGAGGGTGGCATCACGGTGAGGCTCCTGCCCGGCGACGGCCGGGCCGTGCTCGAGGTGGAGGACACGGGCACGGGCATCCCCGCCGAGGCCCTGCCCCACCTCTTCGAGCGCTTCTATCGGGTGGAAGGGGCACGCAGCCGCACCCAGGAGGGCAGCGGAATCGGGCTCGCGCTGGTGCAGGAGCTGGTGAAGCTGCACGGCGGCACCCTCTCCGTGGCGAGCACCCCGGGCCAGGGCACGCGCTTCACGGTGATGCTCCCCATCGGCCACGCGCACCTGCCCGCCGAGCGCCTCGGCGAAGCCCTGGCCCCTCGCGCGAGTGACGCCAGCGCCGCGCCCTTCGTGGACGAGGCCCTGCGCGGACTGCCCCGCCAGCAGACACCTCGCTCCGAGGCCACGGCGGGCCAGGGCCACATCCTGCTGGTCGACGACACACCGGACATGCGCGAGTACGTGTCCGGACTGCTGCTCGGCGCGGGCCACATCGTGGAGACCGTCACCGATGGGCTCCAGGCGCTCGCGGCCGTGCGGGAGCGGCGGCCGGATCTGATCCTCACGGACGCGATGATGCCCGGACTCGATGGCTTCGGTCTGCTGCGGGAGCTGCGCGCGAGCGAGCGCACCCGCACGCTGCCCGTCATCCTGCTCTCGGCGCGCGCGGGCGAGGAGTCGCGCGTGGAGGGCCTGAGCCAGGGCGCGGACGACTACCTGGAGAAGCCCTTCAGCGCGCGCGAGCTGCTCACGCGCGTGCGCACGCAACTCGAGCTGTCACGGCTGCGGGCCACCCTGAAGAGCGAGAAGTTCCGCTCGTTCATCCTCAACGTCCCCGGCGCCGTGTACGAGTGCGAGCCCGAGTCGCCCTGGCGCTTCAGCTTCATGAGCGAGCCGGTGCGCGCCCTCACGGGCCATTCCGCCTCCGAGTTCCTCGCGGGACTGAGCTGGGCGCCCCTCATCCACCCCGAGGATCTCCCCTCCGTGGAGACGCGCATCGCCCAGGCCGTGGAGCAACACGAGCCCTACGAGCTGGAGTACCGCGTGCGCCACGCGGAGGGAACCTCGCGCTGGGTCTTGGAGATCGGGCGGGCCGTCTACGACGAGGCCGGCCAGGCGTATTGCCTCGAGGGAATCATCTTCGACATCACCGAGCGCAAGGCCGCCGAGGAGGCCCTCCAGCACTACCAGCGGCAGTTGACCCGCACCCTCGCGGAGAACACCACGTCGGCCCTGTACATGACGGATGGCGAGGGTCGCTGCACCTATATGAACCCCGCGGCCGAGCGGATGACGGGGCACGTCTTCGCCGACGTCCAGGGCCAGCGGCTCCATGACCTCATCCATCCCTCCCAGCCCGGGGCGGCGGTCTGCGCCGGAGCCTGTGCCCTCGAGCGGTTGCTCACCGGGCCGGGAACCCGGGGCGGCGCGCACGAGGATCTGTTCGTGCGCGCGTCGGGAACCGCCCTGCCCGTGGCCCTGGCGGCGAGCCCCCTGCTGCGCGAGGGCCAACGCGTGGGCACCGTGCTCGAGGCGCGCGATTTGACCGAGCAGAAGCGGGCCGAGGCGGCACTGCAGGAGGCCCAGCGCCGCAAGGATGAATTCCTGGCGATGCTCGCCCACGAGCTGCGCAACCCCATGGCCCCCATCCACGCCGCGCTCAAGCTGCTCGCGGCCCGCACCGCCCTCGACGACAAGGGCCGCCACGCCATCGAGATCATCGAGCGGCAGACGACGAACCTCGCGCGGCTGGTGGACGATCTGCTCGACGTGTCGCGCATCACCCGGGGACACATCGAGCTGCGCAAGACGCTCGTGGAGCTGCCCGCCATCATCGAGAGCGCCCTGCAATCCGCGCAGCCCCTGCTCGACGAGCGGCGCCACGAGGTGAGCGTCACCCTGCCCCGCAAGCCCCTGCGCACCTTCGGGGATGCCATCCGGCTCGAGCAGATCGTCGTCAACCTGCTCACCAACGCCGCCAAGTACACCGAGCCCGGGGGCACCCTGCGCGTGGGCCTGGAGCGCGCGGGCACCGACGCGGAAGTCCGCGTGAAGGACACCGGCATCGGCATCTCCCCGGAGATGCTCGGCCGCGTGTTCAACCTCTTCGAACAGGCGGAACGCCCCCTGGATCGCTCCCAGGGAGGCCTGGGCATCGGGCTCACGATGGTGAAGAACCTCGTGGAGATGCACGGCGGCACCATCGAGGCGCGAAGCGAGGGGCTCGGACAGGGCAGCGAGTTCATCGTCCGGCTCCCACTCGCCGAGGAGCCCACCGCACCACGGCCCTCACCGGACACGCGCGCGGACCCCCCGCCCTCGAGTGCCCGGCACATCCTCGTGGTGGACGACAACCTGGATGCCGCCGACACGCTCGCCGAGCTGCTGCAGACCTGGGAGCACACCGTCTGGCAGGCCCACGATGGGCTCGCGGCGCTCCAGGCCGTGGAGGAACATCGCCCGGACATCGTCCTGCTCGACATCGGACTGCCGGGAATGGACGGCTACGAGGTGGCACGCCGGCTGCGCGCGGGACCGCTCGGCCAGCAACTCACCCTCGTGGCGCTCACCGGCTATGGCCAGGCGAGCGATCGCCACCGCGCGTTGGAGGCGGGGTTCGATCAGCACTTCGTCAAACCCGTGGACATCGACGGGCTGCAGAAGTTCATCGAACAGCAACCGGCCCGCGGCGCACGGTAG
- the ftsA gene encoding cell division protein FtsA, with amino-acid sequence MAKQKSGEIIVGLDIGTTKICAIVGELTDSGIDIIGIGTHPSKGLRKGVVVNIEATVSSIRRAVEEAELMAGAEISHVYTGIAGGHIKGFNSQGIVAVKDKEVREADIARVIDAAKAVAIPLDREVIHVLPQEFIIDDQGGIKEPLGMAGVRLEAKVHIVTGAVSSAQNIVKCANRTGLNVADIVLQPLASAEAVLGEDEKELGVCLVDIGGGTTDIAIFSGGSIVHTAVIALGGNNLTSDIAIGLRTPAHEAERIKQKFGCALASLVDKDETIEVPSVGGRQPRVLGRQILCEILEPRVEEIFQLVHREIQKCGYEDLLASGVVITGGSTLLAGMPELAEEVIGLPVRRGMPRGIGGLVDVVKSPMYATGVGLVVYGAKHLDRKMFRIRDENVYKKVKGRMREWLEDIF; translated from the coding sequence ATGGCGAAACAGAAGTCCGGGGAGATCATCGTCGGCCTCGATATCGGCACGACGAAGATCTGCGCGATCGTCGGGGAGCTGACGGACAGCGGGATCGACATCATCGGTATCGGCACGCACCCGTCGAAGGGTCTGCGCAAGGGCGTGGTGGTCAACATCGAGGCGACCGTGTCCTCCATCCGCCGCGCGGTGGAGGAGGCCGAGTTGATGGCCGGAGCGGAGATCTCCCATGTGTACACGGGTATCGCCGGTGGCCACATCAAGGGCTTCAACTCGCAGGGCATCGTCGCGGTGAAGGACAAGGAGGTGCGCGAGGCGGACATCGCGCGCGTCATCGACGCCGCCAAGGCCGTGGCGATTCCGCTCGACCGCGAGGTCATCCACGTGCTGCCCCAGGAGTTCATCATCGATGACCAGGGTGGCATCAAGGAGCCCCTGGGCATGGCGGGCGTGCGGCTGGAGGCCAAGGTGCACATCGTCACCGGCGCCGTGTCCAGCGCGCAGAACATCGTCAAGTGCGCCAACCGCACGGGCCTCAACGTGGCGGACATCGTCCTGCAGCCGCTCGCCTCGGCCGAGGCGGTGCTGGGCGAGGACGAGAAGGAGCTGGGCGTGTGCCTCGTCGACATCGGCGGCGGCACCACCGACATCGCCATCTTCTCCGGCGGCTCCATCGTGCACACCGCCGTCATCGCCCTGGGCGGCAACAACCTGACGAGCGACATCGCCATCGGCCTGCGCACCCCGGCCCACGAGGCCGAGCGCATCAAGCAGAAGTTCGGCTGCGCCCTGGCCTCGCTCGTGGACAAGGACGAGACCATCGAGGTGCCCAGCGTGGGCGGCCGTCAGCCGCGCGTGCTCGGCCGGCAGATCCTCTGTGAGATTCTCGAGCCGCGCGTGGAGGAGATCTTCCAGCTCGTGCACCGGGAGATCCAGAAGTGCGGCTACGAGGATCTGCTCGCCTCGGGCGTGGTGATTACCGGTGGCTCCACGCTGCTCGCGGGCATGCCGGAGCTGGCCGAGGAGGTCATCGGACTGCCGGTGCGCCGGGGCATGCCGCGCGGCATCGGCGGGCTGGTGGACGTGGTGAAGAGCCCCATGTACGCCACCGGCGTGGGCCTGGTCGTCTATGGCGCCAAGCACCTGGACCGGAAGATGTTCCGCATCCGCGACGAGAACGTCTACAAGAAGGTCAAGGGCCGCATGCGCGAGTGGCTCGAGGACATCTTCTAG
- a CDS encoding cell division protein FtsQ/DivIB: MAFGKSKNRRHQDVAQKKAAMAGAVRTHGPGLLKAIVLTGLTCALVWGGIELRRWALTSPFFLLKETSFSGLHRAHPGELLKLSGLTVGQNLWTLDVDALERAMAAHPWVRDVQVRRHFPASVSVEVSEHVPAALVVLNDLYLLNEEGKPFKRLQPEDGLDLPLVTGVDREAYLADETKAHENLLEALAMVAAYTSARPGKSERLSEVRVTEDGLLLVLSDGTQVRMGEGATEEKLQRLARVREGLKGKGLSAEVIHLDNRARPGWVAVKISSPVSERNGTSAQ; the protein is encoded by the coding sequence ATGGCATTTGGCAAGAGCAAGAACCGGCGTCACCAGGACGTCGCCCAGAAGAAAGCGGCCATGGCGGGAGCCGTGCGTACGCATGGGCCCGGGCTGCTCAAGGCCATTGTCCTCACCGGTCTGACATGCGCCCTGGTGTGGGGCGGCATCGAGCTGCGGCGCTGGGCGCTCACCTCGCCCTTCTTCCTGCTCAAGGAGACGTCCTTCAGCGGGTTGCACCGGGCGCACCCGGGCGAGCTGCTCAAGCTGTCCGGGCTCACGGTGGGGCAGAACCTGTGGACCCTGGACGTGGACGCGCTCGAGCGCGCCATGGCCGCCCACCCCTGGGTGCGCGACGTGCAAGTGCGGCGTCACTTCCCGGCCAGTGTGTCCGTGGAGGTCTCCGAGCATGTGCCGGCGGCGCTGGTGGTGCTCAACGATCTGTATCTGCTCAACGAGGAAGGCAAGCCCTTCAAGCGGCTGCAGCCCGAGGACGGGTTGGACTTGCCGCTCGTCACCGGGGTGGACCGGGAGGCCTACCTCGCCGACGAGACGAAGGCGCACGAGAACCTGCTCGAGGCCCTGGCCATGGTGGCGGCGTATACGTCCGCGCGCCCCGGCAAGAGCGAGCGGCTGAGCGAGGTGCGCGTCACGGAGGACGGGCTGCTGTTGGTGTTGTCGGATGGGACGCAGGTGCGGATGGGGGAGGGGGCGACGGAGGAGAAGCTCCAGCGGCTCGCGCGGGTGCGCGAGGGGCTCAAGGGCAAGGGGCTGTCCGCGGAGGTCATCCACCTGGACAACCGGGCACGGCCCGGCTGGGTGGCGGTCAAGATTTCGAGTCCCGTCTCCGAGAGGAACGGGACGTCGGCGCAGTAG
- a CDS encoding D-alanine--D-alanine ligase translates to MSTLSKDELKRKRVGVLLGGLSSEREVSLRSGAAVAKALRGLGYDVVEIDVGKDLPARLVAEKVEVAFIALHGRYGEDGCVQGLLECMFIPYTGSGVMASSLGMDKVFAKQVFVAHGIPTPAYRSFTAKDAALAAVDSLPFSLPVVVKPSREGSSVGVHLCKTREAYLAAVEDVSQLAGSILVEQYIKGREVQGGVLDDQALGVIEVVAAREFYDYEAKYKSGGTTQYLFPAPLPPEQYARVNEVCLAAHRALGCSGGSRSDVILLPSGDVFLLETNTLPGMTESSLLPKIAAGNGIDFPALCERLLQGASVKA, encoded by the coding sequence ATGAGCACCCTGTCCAAGGATGAGCTGAAGCGGAAGCGGGTCGGTGTGTTGCTCGGGGGCCTGTCCTCCGAGCGCGAGGTGTCGCTGCGCTCCGGGGCCGCGGTGGCCAAGGCCCTCAGGGGGCTCGGCTACGACGTGGTGGAGATCGACGTGGGTAAGGACTTGCCCGCGCGGCTGGTGGCGGAGAAGGTGGAGGTGGCCTTCATCGCCCTCCACGGCCGCTACGGCGAGGACGGCTGCGTGCAGGGCCTGCTCGAGTGCATGTTCATCCCGTACACGGGCAGCGGCGTCATGGCCTCGTCGCTGGGCATGGACAAGGTCTTCGCCAAGCAGGTCTTCGTCGCCCACGGCATCCCCACGCCCGCCTACCGCTCCTTCACCGCGAAGGACGCGGCGCTCGCCGCCGTGGACTCGCTGCCCTTCTCCCTGCCCGTCGTCGTCAAGCCGTCGCGCGAGGGCAGCAGCGTGGGCGTCCACTTGTGCAAGACGCGCGAGGCGTACCTCGCCGCCGTGGAGGACGTCTCCCAGCTCGCCGGCTCCATCCTGGTGGAGCAGTACATCAAGGGCCGCGAGGTGCAGGGCGGCGTCCTGGATGACCAGGCCCTGGGCGTCATCGAGGTGGTGGCCGCGCGGGAGTTCTACGACTACGAGGCCAAGTACAAGTCCGGTGGCACCACGCAGTACCTCTTCCCCGCGCCCCTTCCTCCAGAGCAGTATGCCCGGGTGAACGAAGTCTGCCTCGCCGCCCATCGCGCCCTCGGCTGTAGCGGAGGTTCCCGCTCGGACGTCATCCTGCTGCCCTCGGGAGACGTCTTCCTGCTGGAGACCAACACGCTGCCGGGAATGACCGAGTCCAGCCTGCTGCCGAAGATCGCCGCGGGCAATGGCATCGACTTCCCCGCGCTGTGTGAGCGGCTGTTGCAAGGGGCCTCTGTCAAGGCCTGA